A stretch of DNA from bacterium:
ATTTTTTAGGTTTGCAGCGGCCTTCCATGGTCTTACCACATTCCCTGCACTTGAATACAGCCATGGGAAACTCCTTTTGGTTAGATATCAGATATCAGTAATCAGGTTTCAGATCACTGACTACTGGCTACTGCCCTTATCGGCATTCCCCGCAGAGGCCCACCAGGTGGATCTGGACGTGGTGGACTTCAAAGGACCCGGCTTCGGCGATGAAAGGCGTCAGGTTGCTTTCATGACCATCATCGAGATCGCAGATGCTGCGGCAGGATCTGCAGAAGGTGTGGACGTGTTCCCATGTCGCCGGATCGTAGTGGGCCCTTTCCGGGTTTATGGTGAGTTCCTGCAACTCTCCCATGTCCCGCAGAGTCTGGAGCGTCTTGTAAACGGTGGTGAATGAGATGGCCGGATGAACCTTGAGAACCTGCCGGTAGATGTCCTCTGCCGAGGGATGGTCACGATTTCCCTGGAGCAGTTTGAAGATACTCACCCTCTGCGGTGTGATCTTGAGTCCCGACTCGCGGAACCTGGCAACAATCTCTTCAATGTCACGCATTCGGTATTCTCCTGGTAACCATGGTGTTTGATCCTAAAACGCTTATAAAGATTAACGGGAAAGTCAATAAGGGGGAGAAGTCCACAGTTAACAGTTTGCGGTTTACAGTCAAATAAAAGCACAAAACTGAAAATCGTGGATTATTGTGTTGCGCCGTTTTCTATTTAGATAAATGCCCGGGTGTTCAGGGGATGGTAGATGATGTCGGAGGAGAAGTGTGTCAGCCTCGAACTGTAAGCTGTAAACTGTACACCGTAAACTGTACACCGTAAACTTCCCTACCACAGATGCCAGTCCTTCCAGTCCTTTTCCATTGTTTCGATGAAAAAGCCGAGAATGGGGAAGTAAAGAACCAGGAGCGGTGCGATGGAGGGGAAGGTGACCCAGAAGGGGGCCGATCCCAGGAGAGAAACGATGATGACGAGAGCCAGGACACCCAGGAAGAACCTCAAGGAGCCGTACTTCCACCCTGTGGCGGAATAGCGCTTTACGCTTGACCAATCGTAATACATGGCTGCCCCCCGGCTGAATGTGGAAGAGTTCACCTGCTTCCAGTAAAAAACAGGTGGCCGATGATGTCAAGCCACAAAAAACGGTGACCATAAAGATCACCACCATCCAGGTTGCCACAGGTCACCGTTTTTTGTGGATCAGCAGCATGGCGGGAAACCATGTCTCGCCTGTTACGAGGGGTTCACGGTTGGATGTTTGATCTGAACTTGGAACCCGGAACTTTGATGGACGCGCAAAAAGTCCCGGATTGGACTTTTTGCGACCCTATCAACTTTGAACTCGGAACTCCCAAAAAAACAGGGTCCTGCAGGGCCCTGTTTTTTTGGGGCTGCCCTTCGACGCGCTCCCCTCATTGTCGCGGGGTTGCTTGCTCAGGACTACCACCCTCCGACAGGCTCAACGGTCCTTTTCCTCATCTACCCTGAGATTGTCGAAGGGTGGTGCCGAAGGCGAGACTTCCCCCTTCGCTCATAATGGGCTACGGGGGACAAGCTCACTGTTGACCTTCGGTCAAGTTCTCGTCTCGCTTTCTTTCCTTACATGGCCTGCCATGAGCAAATAACGAAGCCCGCCTTGTATAAGGCGGGCTTCGTTATGCGTCGAATGGTGCCGAAGGCGAGACTCGAACTCGCACAGGCGGTTGCCCACCACCCCCTCAAGATGGCGTG
This window harbors:
- a CDS encoding Fur family transcriptional regulator, coding for MRDIEEIVARFRESGLKITPQRVSIFKLLQGNRDHPSAEDIYRQVLKVHPAISFTTVYKTLQTLRDMGELQELTINPERAHYDPATWEHVHTFCRSCRSICDLDDGHESNLTPFIAEAGSFEVHHVQIHLVGLCGECR
- a CDS encoding rubredoxin, which translates into the protein MAVFKCRECGKTMEGRCKPKKCPSCGAADSFEKEE